A part of Candidatus Omnitrophota bacterium genomic DNA contains:
- the waaF gene encoding lipopolysaccharide heptosyltransferase II: MKDKYRRILIFNVNWVGDVLFSTATIRNIRRNFPDSFIACVIPSRCYPVLKGNPHLDEIIIFDEKDRHRGVLAQFNFVKILKEKRFDTAFLLHRSFTRALICRLAGIGYILGYYTKKRGFLLSKKIIAPEKDTLHRIDYYLSLIEKSGLTVEDRYTEFFVSDEDSKFVEEFLDKHSLGKGGFLIAINPGANWLLKRWPKEYWARLADRLIAELGASVIITGAPQDLSLASSIKALMQEKPVIASGALNLKQLGALFKRLDLFISADTGPLHIANSVGTKRIIALFGPTSPEITGPFPLYNATVIFKDIGCKIPCYNVRCQDNRCMKAITPEEAIEKVKGLKP; this comes from the coding sequence ATGAAGGATAAATACAGAAGGATATTGATTTTTAACGTAAACTGGGTAGGCGATGTTTTGTTTTCTACGGCTACCATCAGGAATATCCGCAGGAACTTCCCGGATAGTTTTATCGCCTGTGTAATCCCCAGCCGCTGTTACCCTGTCTTAAAAGGTAACCCCCATCTGGATGAAATCATAATTTTCGACGAGAAGGACAGGCACAGGGGGGTCCTGGCGCAATTTAATTTTGTGAAGATACTCAAAGAGAAGAGATTCGATACGGCATTTTTATTGCACCGTTCATTTACCCGTGCCCTAATCTGCCGCTTGGCAGGTATCGGTTATATATTAGGCTACTATACGAAAAAACGCGGTTTTCTCCTGAGTAAAAAAATTATAGCGCCTGAAAAAGATACCTTACACCGTATAGATTATTACCTCAGCCTCATTGAAAAATCCGGTTTAACGGTAGAGGACAGGTACACGGAGTTTTTCGTCTCCGATGAAGACAGCAAATTCGTAGAAGAATTTTTAGATAAACATTCCCTTGGTAAGGGCGGATTTTTGATAGCTATCAATCCGGGCGCGAATTGGCTGCTCAAGCGCTGGCCCAAAGAATACTGGGCGAGGTTAGCTGATAGGTTAATCGCCGAATTAGGCGCTAGTGTCATAATTACCGGCGCCCCCCAGGATTTATCCCTGGCTTCAAGTATTAAGGCATTGATGCAAGAGAAGCCTGTTATAGCAAGCGGCGCATTAAATCTTAAACAATTGGGCGCACTATTTAAGAGACTGGATTTATTTATTAGCGCGGATACCGGGCCTTTGCATATTGCTAATAGCGTCGGCACAAAAAGAATTATCGCCTTATTCGGGCCGACCTCGCCTGAAATAACCGGGCCGTTTCCTTTATATAACGCGACTGTTATATTTAAAGACATAGGCTGCAAGATTCCCTGTTATAATGTGCGCTGTCAAGATAACCGTTGTATGAAGGCAATAACACCCGAAGAGGCAATAGAGAAAGTAAAAGGCCTTAAGCCCTAA
- a CDS encoding polysaccharide deacetylase family protein — MPRYKRVVIIVLGLIFALIISGAVFIRQHYVVPILMYHSVAPEANPENRICVSAQTFQRQMRFLKSRHYHVLPLEEIAALIKEKKRLPPRTVAITFDDGYKDTYLYAFPVLRKYNFPATMFIIINEVGRMQDDRLSWEQIKIMQDSGLINFGSHALGPGLLVEIKSDGELKREIFDSKKILEQKLGRQVLAFSYPEGRFNDKIKELVAEAGYKFAVVTNPGKDSADDDIFALKRLRISENCRNLFVFWVETSGFYNFMREHRHR; from the coding sequence ATGCCTAGGTATAAAAGAGTAGTAATTATTGTTTTGGGTCTAATCTTTGCCTTGATTATTTCAGGAGCTGTTTTTATCCGGCAACACTATGTTGTTCCCATATTGATGTATCACTCGGTCGCTCCTGAGGCGAACCCGGAAAACCGAATCTGCGTATCCGCACAAACTTTCCAGCGCCAGATGCGCTTTTTAAAGAGCCGGCACTATCATGTTTTACCTTTAGAAGAAATTGCCGCTCTGATTAAAGAGAAGAAGAGGCTCCCTCCAAGGACCGTGGCTATAACCTTTGATGACGGCTATAAGGATACTTATCTCTATGCCTTTCCGGTATTAAGAAAATATAATTTTCCGGCTACTATGTTTATCATCATTAATGAGGTAGGCAGGATGCAGGATGACAGGTTAAGCTGGGAGCAGATTAAGATTATGCAGGATTCAGGGCTCATCAATTTTGGCAGCCATGCTCTTGGCCCTGGCCTTCTGGTAGAGATAAAATCGGATGGAGAGTTAAAAAGGGAAATATTTGACTCTAAGAAAATATTGGAGCAGAAGTTAGGCCGCCAGGTCCTCGCCTTTAGCTATCCCGAAGGCAGGTTTAATGATAAAATAAAAGAGCTGGTTGCCGAGGCAGGGTATAAGTTTGCCGTGGTCACTAACCCGGGCAAGGACTCTGCCGATGACGATATCTTTGCTTTAAAGAGGCTAAGGATATCCGAGAATTGCCGTAACCTCTTTGTTTTTTGGGTTGAGACTTCGGGTTTTTATAATTTTATGCGGGAGCACAGGCATAGATAA
- a CDS encoding glycosyltransferase family 4 protein, which produces MNILYLTNHLNIGGISSYTLTLAAGLKRRGHNVFVASSGGELIPDLTSCGITHLALPIKTKSEISYKVFISKFKLSRFIKEKKIDILHANTRVTQVLSWFIQRSLGVPYVSTCHGFFKRRIFRRIFPCWGDMVIAISESVKEHLIKDFGVAEAKIRVIHNGIDVKKFQILDKGSRIETKRKLGLGDGPVIGIVARLSEEKGHAYLIEAMQAVIAEITDAQLLIVGDGRMKEKLINLTKSLGLKKNIFFFPSVTDTRGVLSAMDLFVLPSTKEGLGLALMEAMASGLSVIGSDIGGIKSLIQDGYSGLLTRPANTQDLSCAILELLRHPDKTASFSSHARVFIEQNFSQEKMALETEKVYLKCLGIKE; this is translated from the coding sequence ATGAACATTCTTTATCTTACAAATCATCTCAACATCGGCGGAATAAGCAGTTATACCCTGACCTTAGCCGCGGGCCTTAAGCGCAGGGGTCACAATGTGTTTGTGGCCTCAAGCGGCGGAGAACTTATTCCGGATCTTACCTCTTGTGGCATAACCCATTTGGCCTTACCCATAAAAACAAAATCAGAGATAAGCTATAAAGTTTTCATCAGCAAATTTAAACTCTCCAGATTTATCAAAGAGAAAAAAATCGATATCCTTCATGCCAATACCCGCGTGACCCAGGTTTTAAGTTGGTTCATCCAGCGTTCTTTAGGGGTGCCTTATGTTTCTACCTGCCACGGCTTTTTTAAGAGGAGGATCTTCCGTAGGATTTTTCCCTGTTGGGGTGATATGGTTATTGCCATCAGTGAGTCCGTAAAGGAACACCTGATAAAGGATTTTGGCGTGGCAGAGGCTAAGATAAGGGTTATCCATAACGGTATAGATGTAAAAAAGTTCCAAATCCTAGATAAAGGATCCAGAATTGAAACAAAAAGAAAACTCGGGTTGGGCGATGGGCCGGTAATAGGGATAGTGGCCAGGCTCTCTGAAGAAAAAGGGCATGCCTATCTTATTGAAGCCATGCAGGCAGTGATCGCTGAGATTACGGATGCGCAATTGCTTATCGTCGGGGACGGCAGGATGAAAGAAAAATTAATAAATTTAACCAAATCGCTCGGCCTGAAGAAAAACATATTTTTCTTCCCTTCGGTTACGGATACGCGGGGGGTATTATCTGCCATGGATTTATTTGTTTTACCCTCTACGAAAGAAGGGCTGGGCCTTGCGCTGATGGAGGCGATGGCTTCAGGCTTAAGCGTAATCGGTTCGGATATAGGCGGCATAAAAAGTTTGATTCAGGATGGCTATAGCGGTTTATTAACCAGGCCGGCAAATACGCAGGATTTATCTTGCGCAATATTAGAACTGCTAAGGCATCCTGATAAAACAGCGTCTTTTAGCAGCCACGCCAGGGTTTTTATAGAGCAGAACTTTTCCCAGGAAAAAATGGCTTTAGAAACGGAAAAGGTATATTTAAAATGCCTAGGTATAAAAGAGTAG
- the waaF gene encoding lipopolysaccharide heptosyltransferase II: MNILQILPELNVGGVETGTLDLAKALVGMGHKIVVVSNGGELVRTLESFGATHYQLPVHKKSLFTMVKMVSRLAEIIRREQIDIVHARSRVPAWIAYFACRRTNRVFITTCHGYYKKHPFSYVMGWSKRVIVLSNVIARHMIEDFDTPHERLRLIPRSVDLERFRYVSPDKKRREEFNIGIIGRITPIKGHLHFIKAMARAARVIPRLKIWIIGEAPASKEAYKEQVQVLIKRLGLWHCTQFLGTQRDIPAIMANLDLLVLPTTAHEAFGRVIIEAQACGVPVIASRVGGVIDIIDNHKTGLLVPPADPQAIADAAISIFKDKELSRTLAENAYQKVKEFYNIGLMVKKTLDVYQEALSSYKILIIKFSSLGDIILSTAALRAIREKFSSGYKISFLVGGESKDALLNCPYIDELLLSDFKNKGKGIAGLWKLSAHLRKKNFDIIIDLQNNRKSHLLAFLSLALNRYGYDNKKFGFLLNHRIKDEKPAIDPVTHQFRILKMLDINLEDPRLELWPTAQDEDYVDEFLKSQWLSAKQLLIGINISASSRWITKNWPLEHIIKLCVELARRDMRVVVTGTEKDLNQANMLMNALKNIKIINACAKTTVNQLACLIKKCAAFISFDSAPLHVAASQGVPFVALFGPTDPKRHLPPSGKCIVIKKDLPCEPCYKSKCKTGKCMGLIKPQEVLEAIDKLLKRE, from the coding sequence ATGAATATCCTTCAGATTTTACCCGAACTTAATGTGGGAGGAGTAGAGACCGGCACGCTTGACCTGGCGAAGGCACTCGTCGGGATGGGCCATAAGATAGTGGTGGTTTCAAACGGCGGAGAGCTGGTCAGGACGCTTGAGTCCTTCGGCGCCACACATTATCAGTTACCCGTGCATAAGAAATCCTTATTCACCATGGTAAAGATGGTTTCCAGGTTAGCTGAGATTATCCGCAGGGAACAGATCGATATCGTGCATGCGCGTTCGCGCGTCCCTGCCTGGATTGCCTATTTTGCCTGCCGCCGTACCAATAGGGTATTTATTACTACCTGCCACGGTTATTATAAAAAGCACCCCTTTAGTTATGTCATGGGCTGGAGCAAAAGAGTTATTGTCTTGAGTAATGTGATTGCCCGGCATATGATTGAGGATTTTGACACGCCCCATGAGCGTTTAAGATTAATACCGCGTAGCGTAGATCTGGAGAGGTTCAGGTATGTGAGCCCGGATAAAAAAAGAAGAGAAGAATTTAATATAGGTATAATAGGCAGGATCACTCCCATAAAAGGCCATTTGCATTTTATTAAGGCCATGGCTAGGGCCGCCCGCGTTATCCCGCGTTTAAAAATATGGATTATAGGCGAGGCGCCTGCCTCAAAAGAGGCCTATAAAGAACAGGTACAGGTATTAATCAAGAGGCTGGGGCTTTGGCATTGCACCCAATTTTTAGGTACCCAAAGGGATATCCCGGCAATAATGGCAAATCTGGACCTTCTGGTATTGCCTACTACGGCCCACGAGGCATTCGGCAGGGTGATTATAGAAGCGCAGGCCTGCGGCGTTCCGGTAATCGCCAGCCGCGTAGGCGGCGTAATCGATATTATCGATAACCATAAAACCGGGCTGCTTGTTCCCCCGGCTGACCCCCAAGCCATTGCTGACGCTGCCATCAGTATATTTAAAGATAAAGAATTAAGCCGCACCCTGGCTGAGAATGCCTATCAAAAGGTAAAAGAATTTTATAATATCGGGTTAATGGTGAAGAAGACGTTAGATGTTTATCAGGAGGCCTTAAGCAGTTACAAAATCCTGATTATTAAATTCAGCTCCTTAGGCGATATTATTCTCTCTACCGCGGCCTTAAGGGCAATAAGAGAGAAGTTTTCCTCCGGATATAAAATCAGCTTTCTTGTGGGCGGGGAATCAAAGGATGCGCTTTTAAACTGTCCGTATATAGATGAGCTTCTCTTAAGCGATTTTAAAAATAAAGGTAAGGGCATAGCCGGCCTGTGGAAATTATCCGCGCACTTGCGAAAGAAAAATTTTGACATCATCATTGATTTGCAGAATAACCGTAAGAGCCACCTTTTAGCTTTTTTAAGCCTGGCCTTAAATCGTTACGGGTATGACAATAAAAAATTCGGTTTCCTGCTGAACCACCGCATAAAAGATGAAAAGCCCGCGATAGACCCCGTAACCCATCAATTCCGGATTTTAAAGATGCTGGATATAAATTTAGAAGATCCGCGGTTGGAGCTGTGGCCAACGGCGCAGGATGAAGATTATGTGGATGAATTCCTGAAATCCCAGTGGTTAAGCGCCAAGCAGCTGCTTATCGGCATAAATATCAGCGCCAGCTCCAGGTGGATAACTAAAAACTGGCCGTTGGAGCATATAATAAAACTCTGCGTAGAGTTAGCACGCCGGGATATGCGGGTGGTGGTTACGGGCACGGAAAAAGATTTAAACCAGGCCAATATGCTCATGAATGCCTTAAAGAATATAAAAATAATCAATGCCTGCGCTAAGACTACGGTTAATCAGCTGGCCTGTTTAATAAAAAAATGCGCGGCCTTTATTTCTTTCGATTCAGCGCCGTTGCATGTGGCTGCCAGCCAAGGCGTCCCCTTTGTCGCTCTCTTCGGCCCGACTGACCCCAAGCGCCATCTGCCGCCGTCGGGAAAATGCATAGTGATAAAAAAAGACCTGCCTTGCGAGCCTTGTTATAAATCAAAGTGTAAAACCGGAAAATGCATGGGGTTGATAAAGCCGCAAGAGGTATTGGAGGCGATTGATAAGTTATTAAAAAGAGAATAG
- a CDS encoding ELM1/GtrOC1 family putative glycosyltransferase, giving the protein MKRDSIIDYWGCILLKLIGALLRHLPLCVSFFLGARLGELFYYLDAKHRKTAYANIKTAFGAKLSPAELHKLAKDSYRSFGQNLIEILLIPLIDKAYIDKYITFEGRQNITAGFHKGKGVILVAVHEGSWELSSALCAYLGFPFNLFIRQQNYPRLNNLLNSYRSQKGCRLIQKGNEIRELIRLLKNNEAVGMTVDQGGKTGTPVEFFGKSASMSTGALKLALRYNASIITAFYTRVKGPYVKVFLDGPVEIEKTRDSEKDIRDNLQRVINIFERYILEHPKEYLWFYKVWKYSRERDILILSDGKAGHLRQSQAIAGMLMGHLKNKAISANIITLEPEFKNKFSRYALTICASMTGKYCYQGNLFLRVFLKGANYKSLIGIKPDIVISCGSSVAPVNYLLAKENLARSVAIMRPSILSTRKFDLVVMSQHDRPAKRKNIAAVRGALNSINADFLREQGINLSEQVKTDKELVLGLLIGGDNKSFRLSRDLIKKIATQLKAILEKLDAQILITTSRRTPQEIEQLLKDEFGAYPRCKLLIIANEKNIPHAVAGILALSKIVITSPESISMISEAASGQKYVLVFQAPGLGRRHKRFLKHLAQDKYLYLTGTGALSKKVEEVWMSKPRINTLEDNLLINEALKKIA; this is encoded by the coding sequence ATGAAGAGAGATTCTATAATAGATTACTGGGGCTGTATTCTTCTTAAGCTTATAGGCGCGCTGCTGAGACACTTGCCTTTATGCGTCAGCTTCTTCCTTGGGGCAAGATTAGGCGAATTATTTTATTATTTAGACGCTAAACATAGGAAGACCGCCTACGCCAATATTAAGACTGCGTTTGGCGCCAAGCTATCGCCGGCAGAATTACATAAGCTGGCCAAAGATTCTTACCGGTCATTCGGCCAGAACCTGATTGAGATACTGCTTATCCCTTTAATAGATAAGGCCTATATTGATAAATATATCACTTTTGAAGGCAGGCAGAATATAACCGCGGGTTTTCATAAAGGCAAGGGTGTTATCCTTGTAGCAGTGCATGAAGGCAGTTGGGAGCTCTCCAGCGCCCTCTGCGCGTATCTGGGTTTTCCTTTTAATTTATTTATCCGGCAGCAAAATTATCCCCGTTTAAATAACTTGCTCAATTCATACCGCAGCCAGAAGGGCTGCCGGCTTATCCAGAAGGGGAATGAGATACGGGAACTGATCCGGCTGCTTAAGAATAACGAAGCTGTGGGTATGACCGTGGACCAGGGAGGGAAGACAGGCACACCGGTTGAGTTTTTCGGTAAGTCTGCCTCTATGTCCACAGGCGCGCTAAAGTTGGCTTTAAGATACAACGCCAGTATTATTACGGCTTTTTATACCCGGGTGAAAGGCCCTTATGTGAAAGTTTTTCTTGATGGCCCGGTTGAGATTGAGAAGACCCGCGATTCAGAAAAAGATATCCGCGATAATTTACAGAGAGTGATTAATATATTTGAAAGATATATCCTGGAGCATCCTAAGGAATACCTCTGGTTTTATAAGGTCTGGAAATATTCACGGGAGCGCGATATCCTCATTCTCAGCGACGGTAAGGCAGGGCACCTGCGCCAATCCCAGGCCATTGCCGGGATGCTTATGGGCCATCTGAAAAATAAAGCTATCAGCGCAAATATTATTACCTTAGAGCCGGAATTTAAAAATAAATTTTCCCGGTATGCCCTTACCATATGCGCTTCTATGACGGGTAAATACTGTTACCAGGGCAATCTCTTTTTAAGGGTATTCCTTAAGGGAGCTAATTATAAATCTTTGATAGGTATTAAGCCTGATATCGTCATCTCCTGCGGTTCATCGGTTGCGCCGGTTAATTACCTTTTGGCAAAAGAAAACTTAGCCAGGTCAGTGGCGATTATGCGGCCATCTATTTTGAGTACGAGAAAATTTGACCTGGTAGTAATGAGCCAGCACGACCGGCCAGCCAAAAGAAAGAATATCGCGGCAGTCAGGGGCGCGTTAAATAGCATCAACGCGGATTTTCTTAGAGAGCAGGGGATTAATTTAAGTGAACAGGTGAAAACGGATAAAGAATTGGTCTTGGGGTTGTTGATAGGCGGCGACAACAAGTCCTTTCGTTTAAGCAGGGACTTAATAAAGAAGATAGCAACTCAGCTTAAGGCAATTTTAGAAAAACTGGATGCGCAGATCTTGATTACTACTTCCCGCAGGACGCCGCAGGAAATCGAACAATTATTAAAGGATGAATTCGGCGCTTATCCTCGCTGTAAACTCCTGATTATCGCGAATGAAAAAAATATCCCTCATGCCGTAGCCGGAATTTTGGCCTTGAGTAAAATAGTCATTACTTCCCCGGAGAGTATCTCCATGATTTCCGAGGCAGCCAGCGGCCAAAAATACGTATTGGTTTTTCAAGCGCCGGGATTAGGCAGGAGGCATAAGCGATTCCTGAAACATCTTGCGCAGGATAAATATCTATATTTAACCGGCACAGGCGCCTTGAGTAAAAAGGTTGAAGAGGTCTGGATGAGTAAGCCCCGAATCAATACTTTAGAAGATAACCTTTTAATTAATGAGGCATTGAAGAAGATAGCCTAA
- the lpxK gene encoding tetraacyldisaccharide 4'-kinase, with product MLSYLYNLATDKSKGGFSCPLKLFLYFISITYGLALSLLIFVYRLKPCRLKCRVISVGNITLGGTGKTSLVALIARYLKSKGHKVAILSRGYKRKITNCRLPITDYENLGDEPYMLKMNLKDVPVIVDADRIRSAKKAIRDYGVDTVILDDGFQQWRIKKDLEIVAIDATCPFGNRNLIPRGILREPLSSLRRADVFFLTKTNFGTANNKIKDFLSGINPRALIIESIHQPVDFYKTGTHEAIGADALQGKRIALFSGIGDPDSFENLVKGMGMEVGLVFKFRDHHNYTQQDIDNIIKSAQDKNIDTIITTEKDAVRLYSLQLTAYSLQLIVLCIKLKIIKDEERFYNRLLGLYSS from the coding sequence ATGTTGTCTTATCTTTATAATCTGGCCACAGATAAATCTAAAGGAGGGTTTTCCTGCCCCTTGAAATTATTTCTTTATTTTATTTCAATTACATATGGTTTAGCGTTGAGTTTATTGATTTTTGTTTATCGCCTTAAGCCCTGCCGTTTAAAGTGCAGGGTTATCAGCGTCGGTAATATTACTTTAGGCGGTACAGGAAAGACTTCTCTGGTTGCCTTAATCGCGCGGTATTTAAAAAGCAAAGGGCACAAGGTAGCAATTTTAAGCCGCGGCTATAAAAGAAAAATTACCAATTGCCGATTGCCGATTACCGATTACGAGAATTTAGGTGACGAACCTTATATGCTGAAAATGAATCTGAAAGATGTACCGGTAATAGTGGATGCGGACAGGATCCGTAGCGCTAAAAAGGCAATCCGGGATTATGGCGTAGACACGGTTATCCTGGATGATGGGTTTCAGCAGTGGCGGATAAAGAAGGATTTGGAGATCGTGGCTATTGATGCTACCTGCCCTTTCGGCAATCGTAACCTCATCCCGCGGGGAATCCTGCGCGAGCCGCTTTCTTCGTTAAGGCGCGCGGATGTTTTTTTCCTGACTAAAACCAATTTTGGCACGGCCAACAACAAGATAAAAGATTTTTTATCCGGGATTAATCCCCGGGCGCTGATTATAGAATCCATACATCAACCGGTGGATTTTTATAAGACAGGCACCCATGAAGCAATAGGCGCTGATGCATTGCAGGGAAAGAGAATAGCTCTGTTTTCGGGGATAGGTGATCCGGATTCCTTCGAGAACCTGGTTAAGGGTATGGGTATGGAAGTGGGCTTGGTTTTTAAATTTCGCGACCACCACAATTATACACAGCAGGACATAGACAATATCATCAAGAGCGCTCAGGATAAAAACATCGATACTATTATTACTACCGAAAAAGACGCAGTCAGGCTTTACAGCTTACAGCTTACAGCTTACAGCTTACAGCTTATTGTATTATGTATCAAACTAAAAATTATTAAAGATGAAGAGAGATTCTATAATAGATTACTGGGGCTGTATTCTTCTTAA
- a CDS encoding PilZ domain-containing protein: MFKDSRRFQRLALNTQIKFKQYSDYDRKIYLEDKEKEAVAIDISEGGLGIQTKTFIAAKTYLEIWISLSGLNQIGEVVFYGPIKVTGKVRWVVPWDDNTFRMGVSFLDMQEEDRKALSGFLNSHTGIQEKIIHQKDISSGTVLGDKRESDSAQSQGREYVVLSL; encoded by the coding sequence ATGTTTAAAGACAGCCGCAGGTTCCAGAGGTTAGCTTTAAATACGCAGATTAAGTTTAAGCAGTATAGCGATTACGATAGAAAAATATATCTGGAAGATAAGGAAAAAGAAGCAGTAGCCATTGATATCAGCGAAGGGGGTTTAGGTATTCAGACCAAAACTTTTATCGCGGCAAAAACATACCTGGAGATCTGGATAAGCCTCTCCGGTTTAAATCAGATTGGTGAGGTTGTATTTTACGGCCCGATAAAAGTCACAGGGAAAGTGCGCTGGGTCGTGCCCTGGGACGATAACACCTTCCGTATGGGCGTATCTTTTCTGGACATGCAGGAAGAAGATAGGAAGGCCCTATCCGGTTTTCTCAATTCGCATACAGGAATTCAGGAAAAAATAATCCACCAAAAGGATATATCCTCAGGCACAGTTTTAGGCGATAAGAGAGAATCTGATTCGGCACAATCGCAAGGTCGAGAATATGTTGTCTTATCTTTATAA
- a CDS encoding TMEM165/GDT1 family protein, with protein sequence MDLKVILAAFTAVFFAELADKTQLVGITIAAKSARPLSVWLGSVSAYIIVTAFSVLAGALLAKFIRPELMRYIGATLFIAIGILMFLGKI encoded by the coding sequence ATGGACCTGAAGGTAATCCTGGCCGCATTCACCGCGGTATTCTTTGCGGAATTAGCGGATAAAACGCAGTTAGTAGGGATAACCATAGCGGCGAAATCCGCGAGGCCTCTTTCAGTATGGCTGGGTTCGGTATCCGCCTACATCATCGTGACTGCATTCTCGGTTTTGGCGGGAGCGCTCCTGGCAAAATTTATCAGACCGGAATTAATGAGGTATATCGGTGCAACCTTATTTATAGCCATAGGCATTTTGATGTTCTTAGGAAAGATCTGA
- a CDS encoding diguanylate cyclase: protein MTASKNIKIVLAVPDLKLREILLYLLRSWDYAVAVLEEEGEDVVEYLKKENPSLIIIDASFRGKNGLEACKKIKGDFLTSYIPTIVLIDKKQLRRDLLSIEEGVDDYLIKPPDPIDLEIRIVLALRSAAHNFNANALTRLPGNKLIEKQLLEKLESGNPFSFHYIDIDNFKPYNDKYGYIKGNDVIKQTARIISKNVKSHGGDKDFVGHIGGDDFVVITHPHKAELIAKGTIRDFDDLVSASYPDADKKTGFIVAQDRSGKVSNIPLMSLSVAIVNNTLGKISNLLELMDVTTELKGYLKRLPGSNFMVNRRFIDAGISNRKNKY, encoded by the coding sequence ATGACAGCGAGCAAAAATATAAAAATAGTTTTAGCCGTGCCGGATTTAAAATTAAGGGAGATATTGCTCTATCTCTTAAGGTCCTGGGATTATGCCGTAGCAGTGCTTGAGGAAGAAGGGGAGGACGTAGTAGAATATCTTAAAAAGGAAAACCCCAGCCTGATTATTATCGACGCATCTTTTAGGGGTAAAAATGGCCTTGAGGCCTGCAAAAAGATAAAAGGCGATTTCCTTACTTCTTATATACCGACGATTGTTTTGATAGATAAGAAACAGTTAAGGCGCGACCTGCTCAGTATCGAAGAGGGAGTGGATGACTATTTAATCAAGCCTCCTGACCCTATTGACCTTGAGATCAGGATAGTCTTGGCTTTACGCAGCGCCGCCCACAATTTTAATGCCAATGCCCTGACCCGGCTGCCGGGGAATAAGCTTATTGAAAAGCAGCTATTGGAGAAGCTGGAATCCGGCAATCCTTTTTCTTTTCATTACATCGATATTGATAATTTTAAGCCCTATAATGACAAGTACGGTTATATCAAAGGTAATGACGTGATTAAGCAGACGGCCAGGATTATCTCTAAAAACGTAAAGTCGCACGGAGGTGATAAGGATTTTGTGGGGCACATCGGCGGAGACGACTTTGTGGTTATCACTCATCCCCATAAGGCTGAGCTTATTGCCAAAGGCACCATCAGGGATTTTGATGACCTTGTTTCTGCATCTTATCCGGATGCGGATAAGAAAACAGGTTTTATTGTGGCCCAAGACAGGAGCGGAAAGGTTAGCAATATCCCCTTGATGAGTTTGTCCGTAGCCATTGTGAATAATACGCTGGGTAAGATATCCAACCTCCTGGAATTGATGGACGTAACTACAGAACTTAAAGGATATCTTAAAAGGCTGCCCGGCAGTAATTTTATGGTAAATAGAAGATTTATAGACGCAGGGATTAGCAACAGAAAAAATAAATACTAG